ACTTAAATATAGTGAGCCGCTTTTCATATTCTTTAATGGAGTAATGTCCATAATTAAATTATTGCTAAGGTCAATGTCTCCAGTTGTTATGGAGCTTAATTGGTTAATTGTCGAAATGCGATTATTATTAAAACTCAAGCTATAGCGGGTAGAACCATTGGTCAAGTTAAGACCGTCTAGGCTAGTAAGCTTATTATACCCAACGTCCAAAGTATGAATGGCTTTTAAATTACTCATAGACTGGAGGCTATTTATTTGATTATTCGCTGCTAATATTTTTGTTATATTGGTAATATTTTTCAATGGTTCTAAACTACTAATCTGGTTAAAGCTCAAATCAATAGAAAGAGCTTTTGATACTTTTATTTGCGCCAAAGGGCTTATGTCAGTTATCTGGTTATTAGATAGACGTAAATCTCCATCTAAAAAACTAAGATTTGCTAATGGAGCAAGGTTCGAAATTTTGTTTTGGCTTAAGTATAGGCCTTGCAAATTAGATAACGTACTCAACGGAGAAATATTTGAGATTTGATTATTCGTTAAATTTACAATCGCTAAATTTTTTAACCCTGTTAGTGCCGAAACATCGGTAATGATATTATTGGATAGGTCGAGTCCTACCAGATTAGTAAGATTAGCTAAGCTGTTTATAGTAGAAATCCGATTGTTGCTAAGTTCCAACCAATCGAGTTTCCCTAGATTACTTAAAGGAACTAAGTCAGCAATTTCATTTTTATTTAAAGTAAGACTAGTAATTTCCGTAGCATTTTCAAGACCTGATAGGCTTTTAATCCCTCTGTTTGATCCATCCAAATCAAAAAGCTTGGACAGTTGGTCTGGTAGGAGTTCCCCAGTCGTGATTTTCAATTCTTCCTTTATTGCACTCTCCAGATTTATATCTGATATAGTAATACCATTTGCACTCACAGGAGCAGCAATGGTTAATAGCATAATAAATACGAGGAACAAGCTCATTTTCCTCCTCATCCAAGCACTTCCTTCCATACAAGAATAATATCAGCGAGAAAATATATTATACTAAAATGATTATACCCCAACCTGATAGATTGTTGGTGTTTAAATTTTTAATTGGAAATATCTTTTTCCTATGTATCTATTAGAAAAGCAGACTCATAAAAAAATGAGTCTGCCCTTTTTAGGTTACTGAGTTACTTTTTGAATACGGCCTT
This Neobacillus sp. YX16 DNA region includes the following protein-coding sequences:
- a CDS encoding cell wall-binding repeat-containing protein yields the protein MSLFLVFIMLLTIAAPVSANGITISDINLESAIKEELKITTGELLPDQLSKLFDLDGSNRGIKSLSGLENATEITSLTLNKNEIADLVPLSNLGKLDWLELSNNRISTINSLANLTNLVGLDLSNNIITDVSALTGLKNLAIVNLTNNQISNISPLSTLSNLQGLYLSQNKISNLAPLANLSFLDGDLRLSNNQITDISPLAQIKVSKALSIDLSFNQISSLEPLKNITNITKILAANNQINSLQSMSNLKAIHTLDVGYNKLTSLDGLNLTNGSTRYSLSFNNNRISTINQLSSITTGDIDLSNNLIMDITPLKNMKSGSLYLSGNPLNKESTAIIETLRSRGIYVDYEIIKPSVTRLSGLSRFDTAIAVARAGWTSADTVIITRGYDFPDALAAAPLAYKLNAPILLTQTEGLTPDTKKVIKDLGAKNAIILGGPLVISKGIETELATLGVNKIERLAGKNRYETASLIAEKLGGNPETAVIAYGYDFPDALAAASYAARNGFPILLTAKDSIPPETRKMLIGKKKTIVVGGEGVINQVVFKDLPGAVRIDGLTRFETAANFVEKLNLPAEKVFIANGRTYADALTGAVLAAKQNAPLLLVEQNSLPYVTQDVLITKKVRNVVILGGTGVVTDNVKKQIEN